The DNA sequence CCCGACGACCTCAAGCCCGCCGACGGCCGTTTCGGCTGCGGCCCGTCCAAGGTCCGTCCGGCGGCGGTCTCCGCGCTCGCCGACGTCGCCACCAGCTACCTGGGCACGTCGCACCGGCAGAAGACGGTCCGCGACGAGGTCGCCCGGCTGCGCCGGGGCATCGCCGAGTTCTTCTCCCTCCCCGAGGGCTACGAGGTGATCATCGGCAACGGTGGCACCACCGCGTTCTGGGAGGTCGCCACGTTCGGCCTGGTCCGCGACCGGGCCCAGTTCGCCAGCTTCGGCGAGTTCGGGGCGAAGTTCGCCAAGTCCGTCGCCGACGCGCCGTTCCTGGGCGAGCCGACCGTGCGCAAGTCCGCGGCGGGCAGCGCGCCGTCCCTGGTCGCCGAGGCGGGCGTGGACGTCTACGCCACCCCGCACAACGAGACCTCCACCGGAGTGGCGGTGCCGATCAGCCGGGTGCCGGGCGCCGACGAGGGCTCCCTGCTGCTGGTCGACGCCACGTCCGGCGCCGGCGGGCTGGACGTCGACGTCGCCGAGACGGACGTCTACTACTTCGCCCCGCAGAAGTGCTTCGGCTCCGACGGTGGCCTCTGGCTGGCGCTGATGTCGCCGGCCGCACTCGCCCGGGCCACCGAGATCAAGTCCTCGGGCCGCTACATCCCGGCCTTCCTGGACCTGGTCACCGCGATCGACAACTCGCGGCTGGAGCAGACCTACAACACCCCGGCGCTGGCCACCATCTTCCTGGCCGCGGAGCAGACCGACTGGATGAACTCCCAGGGTGGGCTGGGCTGGGCGGCCAAGCGCACCGCCGAGAGCGCCGGCATCGTGTACGGCTGGGCCGAGCGCTCGTCGTTCGCCACCCCGTTCGTGTCGGACCCGGCGCTGCGCTCCAACGTGGTCGCCACCGTGGACTTCGCCGACGGGGTGGACGCCACCGCGATCGCCAAGGCGCTGCGCGCCAACGGCATCGTCGACACCGAGCCCTACCGCAAGCTCGGCCGCAACCAGCTCCGGGTCGCGCTCTTCCCGGCCGTCGAGCCGGCCGACGTCGAGGCGCTCACCGCGTCCATCGACTACGTGGTCGAGCGACTCTGATCACGCCGTGACGCTGGGTGGTCGTCGGGGCTCCGGCGGCCACCCACCGTGATCATCGCCGCAGCTCAGTCGCGACATGCCGGGGTGTCGCAATCCCCATCGCCGGGTAGATGAGCGTACGGTGGTGAGGACGCCCGGGTGGCCGGCCCGTGGCGTGACGGCCAGCGAAGCGGGACGGAGGCAAGCCCATGCGCCCAGTACGCTTCGTCGCCCTCTCCGAGGACGGCCAGGCCCTGGTGCTCACCGACGAGGTGGGCCGCCTGCTCGCGCTGCCCATCGACGAACGCGTCGCCTCGGTGCTGCACGCCGAGCCGGGCGCGACCCCGCTCGCGGTGGTGCCGGCCTCCACCGATCCCACGCCGTCGCTGTCCCCGCGCGACATCCAGGCCCGGATCCGTTCCGGCGAGTCCGCTGAGGACGTCGCCCGCATCGCCGGCGTGCCGGTCGACCGCGTGCTGCGCTACGCCGGCCCGGTGCTCCAGGAGCGGGCCATGCTCGCCCAGCACGCCCGCCGCACCCGGCTCAAGGGCGCCGAGAAGCCGACCCCGCTGGCCGAGGTGGTCAACGGCCGGCTGGCCCAGCACGGCATCGACACCGAGAAGATCTCCTGGGACGCCTACCGCCGCGACGACGGCACCTGGCGGATCATCG is a window from the Micromonospora sp. DSM 45708 genome containing:
- the serC gene encoding phosphoserine transaminase; amino-acid sequence: MADAPTIRIPDDLKPADGRFGCGPSKVRPAAVSALADVATSYLGTSHRQKTVRDEVARLRRGIAEFFSLPEGYEVIIGNGGTTAFWEVATFGLVRDRAQFASFGEFGAKFAKSVADAPFLGEPTVRKSAAGSAPSLVAEAGVDVYATPHNETSTGVAVPISRVPGADEGSLLLVDATSGAGGLDVDVAETDVYYFAPQKCFGSDGGLWLALMSPAALARATEIKSSGRYIPAFLDLVTAIDNSRLEQTYNTPALATIFLAAEQTDWMNSQGGLGWAAKRTAESAGIVYGWAERSSFATPFVSDPALRSNVVATVDFADGVDATAIAKALRANGIVDTEPYRKLGRNQLRVALFPAVEPADVEALTASIDYVVERL